AATGACTCGGCGGTTTCGGCCTCGTACGTTGCGTCGAAACTAGGCCTACGTTGTACAGTCTTCACCCCTGAATCGAGTTCTAAACGCCTTTTGGAAACCTTCGAGACCTTCGGTGGTAAGATTGTTTGGACATCGGCGGCTGCCGGACTTCAGGGGGCAATTAAGGAAGCCGCAAAATGGGCCAGAGACGGAATAGACCGGCTTTACGTGGACGGCTATCGCCGCCAAGCGGTCAAAGATTCATACCGGTACCTCGCCATGGAAATCATCGAGTCGCTCGAGGACACACCGTTGGGAGGCTTTACAACGTCAGTCACGACGGGGGCCACGTTCCGTGAAGTCTCGAGGGCACTTAGGCAGATGCAGGCTAATCTGGAGGTCCGCGGCGCAAAACTTGAGGAGAATGAATTCGCGACAGCCGAAGAGAACCCTTATATCTCGTCGGTGACTCTCGCTCAGTTGTGGGAGATTCGTGACGAGATCTCCGAGAAAGAGGGCATATTGCTTGGACCGAAAGGAGCCGCCTGCGTTCAGATTGCGCTAGACTTGGAAGCTGAACTCGCGCCTGGGCGCTCTATCGTTGCCTTGAATCCGGACAGCGGGCAGCGATACATCGGTTGGGAAGATCGTGAACTTTTCCGTGCAAACACGTTCGCGTAACCGATGAACCCTTCGGCACTTTTGGAATGGACCTTGGATTCTGGGGTGGTTAAAGAACTCGAGGCTGCATGGCCGCTCGAGGGCTGTGGCTTCATTGTTGAGACCGAAATGGGCCTGGCGTGGGTGAAAGCCAAGAACTGCTCAACAACCCCTCAGGAAGACTTTGAGCTCTCTCCTGAAGAGGTTATCGGGGTGCTAGAGGCACGAGGTCTTGTCGCAATCGTCCATTCCCACCGCGGAGCTTCCACGCTGAGTTCCAAAGATATCATGGGCGCAACCTTTGCCTCGCCACAGGGGCGCGAACCGTTCTATCCCGGAATTCTCTGGCTGGTGATTGGAATCAGGGACGGGAGAGTTGAGGAAGGCTCCGTCTGGAAAATCAACGGATCAAAAGGGGAGGGTTCATTGGCAGGTAATGCCGAACGCCTTGCCTTTATGTCTTGTCTTTGAACTCTCAGACTCCGAGTCGGAATAGAGAGCCGTTAGTTTTCCGCTCAGTAGTGCGGACGCAATGCTCACGCCACAACGCGCACCGTTGAGGCGTTCGTCGCAGGATCCGACCAAATTGTCCACGTGAGGTGGTGCACTCAAACAGGTGTTGTGGTCTGGGAGTTCAACCGGGCCTTTCTTTGCGCAATACGACTGCATCAGGCGAACCACGTCGTCGCGCGACTTGCAGACCAACCCGACATAAGCCTGAAGGTCCTCGGTCGAATCGGATAGGACCAGAACCTTTTTCATCAATTGAATCGCCGACTCTCCCAACGCTTCTTTTCCTGCCGTCTCGCTTGCTGCGGTTAGGAGTCCTTCCCCGGTCGAGCCGTGAACACTGCCGTTGGTGGGCGAGACGGACCACCATGCGCGGGATGGTGTGCCGTCTTTGGCCGCTCCCTTGGGAATCAAGACGATCCTCCCAAACCGCGTCACTTCTTGGCGAAGCGAATCCGAGCGAGTCTTTCCGAGTTTGAGTTTCGAGACATCTCTTAGATTTGACCGGTCAATCGTAAGAAGTTCCGAATCTTCAGTGATAGCTTTCTGGAAAACGGCAGATGCTGTCTGAAGTGGGACCGACTGAATTTTAGCCAAGAGCTGGGACTCGAGGTCTGACTCAAGGTAGCTGACAAGGGAGATCAAACCGGTGGCCGACGCGACGGGAACCCCTTGCCTTGGGATGGCCTCGAGTCCTGGTTGCATCAATCGCATCCGCAATGCGTATTCGCCTCCGTTTCTCAGGAGGGCAGTGGCCACAATGCGAGGTTCTGTGTGGAAGGCTCGCGTTCCCATCGAAAACGCAAGTTCGTTGACCAAGCGGTCTGAGTGAGCAAGGTACGCGTTGGAAATCGCGTATGGCAATTGACGATGCGCCTGATTGAGGAACGGATCTTGAGGAACTTTCGCCTCATCTTGAATGCTATCAGCGAGCGCGCTCAGTGCAACCAAGCCGGAGTGCAATGAATTGGTCGCGCGAACCCGAGCGTACGTGGGGCTGATCTGCGTGGTGAAAATACCAATCGAGTAATAGACTTGGTCGAAGGAAAACACCGAGCGGGACTCACCCTCGGCCTCTAGCATAAGGCGGTGTTGGGTCTCGAGCCGGCCACGCTTCAACTTGATGCGAGCTTCTAAAGAACGAATATCGGCTTTCGGAAGATAACCGCCAGCCTTTGAGTCGTCTCCGATGTGAATGATGGGGCGGATGGCGTGATTCAACCGCACATCCTGTTCAAACGTCAGAGAGATATCTCGAGTTCCAAGGTGAGAGAGTGGGCCGGTGTATTGTCCAAAAGTCTTGATTTGTCCGTCCGCTAGAGCGGCCCGAAACTCGATCGACACCGAGGATTGAAGGTCATCCCAGAGCGTCGTTTCGCGACTTTTTGCCTCCACTGTTGAAGGTCCAAGGCCCTGATTGAAAATTGGGTCAACACCAAGCCACGCGCCATTGTCTTCGATTTCTAGCCACACGTGCTCGTCGAGAAGCGTACGATAGCGAGCAAGGACAGACGCATCGACGACAACCTTCTCGGAGCTCAAATCACTTGGATTGATGAGGCTTGCGCTGCCTGCAAAACGATAAAGGACCTCATCGATTTGGGACTCAGAGAGTTGTCCCCGAACGAAACGAGACTGAATGCCCTTTTGCTTAAAAATCTCGTGCAGAAAGAGAGCTTGGTCCACCGAGTTTCCGGTTAGATCTACGGCCACACCTTCGGCTCCCCGCAGCTGACCCTGATAAGGCTGGAACTTGAGATTCTGTCTGGCCCACTTGAATATATCTGCCGCGCGCCTTGCACGAATAGACTTGGCTACAGACTCTAAAGTGTTGGCCGAACTAGGTTTGTCCAGGGTTCGCTGAAGGGACTTGGCCTTCTCCTGGACGGACTTCGCATCAAAGGCCTGCTGAGCCGAAATTGGCTCGATAAGAACGAAAGAAACCAAAAGGAAAAGAATCGCGCGCTTCATAAAATCCTCCACATCATCGCTGACGCTAGCAGTCAAGCATGTGCGAGGCAAAATATCGCGTTATTCCTTTGGTTTTGAATCGGTTTTGTCCTTCGAGGAGCGCCGACGTCTGCGTCTTCGACGTGGTTTGTCCGACGTATCAGCCTCAGGATTGGGCTTATCTGCTTTGGGCTTATCAGTTTTGGGCTTATCAGCTTTGGCCTTGGCGTCCGACTTCGACTTTGAGCGGTCTGAGCGTCGTCGCCGCACCACCGTTTCAACGGATTTCGCTTCGTCCTCGACCGTCTCCTCGTCCCAGATGTAGTTGGTGGGAGCTTTCTGAATAGTCGATTGTGTGGGCTCGGCCTGAGCGACATCATCGGCGCGATAGTAGCGTCGATTGGTGTCTTCCAATTGCACTTGCACGCGCTGATTCACAACGTCGAGCCCAATCACCTTTCCGGGCCCGTCCGGCGTCATGACGTCCTTTCCAGCTCTCGGAAGGGTTTTCTTCATGCGTCGGTAAACGGCCTGCTCGTAGACAAGGCAACACATCAATCGGCCGCACATACCAGACACTTTTGCGGGGTTGAGCGTCAGG
This Microvenator marinus DNA region includes the following protein-coding sequences:
- a CDS encoding PLP-dependent lyase/thiolase yields the protein MATETQSLENTNPPVYKTGRVDLMVGKTPLRRLKSMGQGRCPIFIKMENLNPSGSIRDRYIAEIVLRAMDAQSIQVGDEICLAGLNDSAVSASYVASKLGLRCTVFTPESSSKRLLETFETFGGKIVWTSAAAGLQGAIKEAAKWARDGIDRLYVDGYRRQAVKDSYRYLAMEIIESLEDTPLGGFTTSVTTGATFREVSRALRQMQANLEVRGAKLEENEFATAEENPYISSVTLAQLWEIRDEISEKEGILLGPKGAACVQIALDLEAELAPGRSIVALNPDSGQRYIGWEDRELFRANTFA
- a CDS encoding transglutaminase domain-containing protein translates to MKRAILFLLVSFVLIEPISAQQAFDAKSVQEKAKSLQRTLDKPSSANTLESVAKSIRARRAADIFKWARQNLKFQPYQGQLRGAEGVAVDLTGNSVDQALFLHEIFKQKGIQSRFVRGQLSESQIDEVLYRFAGSASLINPSDLSSEKVVVDASVLARYRTLLDEHVWLEIEDNGAWLGVDPIFNQGLGPSTVEAKSRETTLWDDLQSSVSIEFRAALADGQIKTFGQYTGPLSHLGTRDISLTFEQDVRLNHAIRPIIHIGDDSKAGGYLPKADIRSLEARIKLKRGRLETQHRLMLEAEGESRSVFSFDQVYYSIGIFTTQISPTYARVRATNSLHSGLVALSALADSIQDEAKVPQDPFLNQAHRQLPYAISNAYLAHSDRLVNELAFSMGTRAFHTEPRIVATALLRNGGEYALRMRLMQPGLEAIPRQGVPVASATGLISLVSYLESDLESQLLAKIQSVPLQTASAVFQKAITEDSELLTIDRSNLRDVSKLKLGKTRSDSLRQEVTRFGRIVLIPKGAAKDGTPSRAWWSVSPTNGSVHGSTGEGLLTAASETAGKEALGESAIQLMKKVLVLSDSTEDLQAYVGLVCKSRDDVVRLMQSYCAKKGPVELPDHNTCLSAPPHVDNLVGSCDERLNGARCGVSIASALLSGKLTALYSDSESESSKTRHKGKAFGITCQ